CGGTCCAAGATCAATCACCATCTGGTCCATCGCGATCTGGCCCACCACAGGGTAGTTGACGCCGTTGACGCGAACTGGTCCGCCCGTGGCGATACGCGGGACACCATCGGCATAGCCCAAGGGAATCAGGCCCAGCGTGCTCTCCTGGCTGGTGTGGTACTTCAGGCCATAGGAAACGCCTTGCCCTTTCGGCACCTTTTTGCAGTTGGAGAGGAGTGTGCGGACGCTCATGGCAGCGTGCAGGCCAAGTTCGGCGGAGGTAACCCCTTCGAAGGGCGACAACCCGTAGATGCCGAGCCCGACGCGGATGAGGTCAAAGTGCGAATCCGGCCGGGACAGGGCTGCGGGAGTGTTGGCGATATGCCTGACCTCAGTATCGACGCCGGCATCCTCAGCAATGGCGAGCGCGTCACGGAAAACCGCCAATTGCTGATCCGTTTCGGGCCGGTGAGGCTCGTCGGCCACGGCAAGGTGGGAGAAAATGCCAACGACGCGAAGCAGGCCCTCGTCCTGGTATTCCATGGCCTGGCCCACCAACTGGTCCCAGTCGCTGATGGGGCAGCCGTTGCGGCCCAGCCCTGTGTCCACCTTCAGATGGACCCGCGCGGGACGCTCCTGTTCGCGGGCGGCCGCCACGACGGCGTCGAGTTCCCAACCGGAAATCCCGACGTCGATGCCGGCGGCAACTGCGGCTTGGAAGTTGCTTTCACGGGTGTGCAGCCACGCCAACAGGGGTGCTTCAATGCCGGCGGCACGTAAGGCGAGCGCCTCGGAAATGTGGGCGACGCCGAGCCAGGCCGCTCCGGCGTCGAGGGCGGCACGTGCCACCTGCAAGACGCCATGGCCATAAGCGTCGGCCTTCACCACAGCCATGACGGAAGCCGGGGAGGCAATAGCAACAAACTGGCGAACGTTGTGCCGCACGGCCTCAAGATCGATCACGGCGGAACGCTCCAGCACCGCTGACTTGGCTATGGAGGCCTTGGACCCGATCCCGATATCTGCAGCTGCTTCGTAAGTCACCCTAGAGATTCTAGTGGTGTGGGTGAAGAGGGGTTAACTGCCGGCTCTGCTACTGGGCATCTGACAAGTGGGCGATCGTGGCGCGGGCTCGCCGTTGGGCTTCGGCGGGGATGTCCTTCACGATCGGCTCAAGGAAGGCGAAACGCCGCAGC
This genomic stretch from Micrococcaceae bacterium Sec5.1 harbors:
- the alr gene encoding alanine racemase gives rise to the protein MTYEAAADIGIGSKASIAKSAVLERSAVIDLEAVRHNVRQFVAIASPASVMAVVKADAYGHGVLQVARAALDAGAAWLGVAHISEALALRAAGIEAPLLAWLHTRESNFQAAVAAGIDVGISGWELDAVVAAAREQERPARVHLKVDTGLGRNGCPISDWDQLVGQAMEYQDEGLLRVVGIFSHLAVADEPHRPETDQQLAVFRDALAIAEDAGVDTEVRHIANTPAALSRPDSHFDLIRVGLGIYGLSPFEGVTSAELGLHAAMSVRTLLSNCKKVPKGQGVSYGLKYHTSQESTLGLIPLGYADGVPRIATGGPVRVNGVNYPVVGQIAMDQMVIDLGPLTPEEAAGLKGTEAVMFGDGADGGPTADDWAAAAGTINYEIVTRISPRVPRTYVNEAPARPEAQPKVQRDTQTASESAKL